In the genome of Patescibacteria group bacterium, one region contains:
- the secD gene encoding protein translocase subunit SecD: MNKYRIWALILLVVMVVLGWVVYTKSSYKLGLDLAGGTELVYKANTADVPKEDLDDRLNSLRTLIEKRINPFGVGEQLVQLEGANAFNNEPKLVVELPGVTNTEEAINIIGKTPRLDFRLLTAEGEAALTAGTTTKTIGELFTDTGLTGQYLETAQLTFDQFGGPTVSLVFNDEGSTLFAKITRENLGRVLAIFLDDQIISQPVIQSEIANGEAQITGGFSNAEAKALVDNLKNGALPIPIEHVGTQTIGPSLGASALNAGIRAGIWGFAIIALFLILWYRLPGFVATVALVMYVILSLLAFKFIPVTLTAAGIAGFILSIGMAVDANVLIFERMKEELRKGKNLHDAMHEGFHRAWLSIRDSNVSSLITSVVLFWLGTSSVKGFALTLGLGVLISMFTAITVSRTFLFALSTKNPGKVSGFLFGSGLRARNLTTPNSK; this comes from the coding sequence ATGAATAAATACCGCATCTGGGCTCTTATATTATTGGTTGTTATGGTCGTTTTGGGGTGGGTTGTATACACTAAGTCATCATACAAACTTGGTCTCGATTTGGCAGGAGGTACCGAGCTTGTCTATAAGGCAAATACTGCAGACGTACCAAAAGAAGATCTTGATGATCGACTTAATTCTCTTCGAACACTTATCGAAAAGAGAATTAATCCTTTCGGTGTGGGTGAGCAGCTCGTACAGCTTGAAGGTGCAAATGCATTTAACAATGAGCCAAAGCTTGTTGTTGAATTGCCAGGTGTAACAAATACAGAGGAGGCAATTAATATTATCGGCAAAACTCCACGTCTAGATTTCCGTCTTCTTACCGCTGAGGGAGAAGCCGCTTTAACAGCAGGAACAACAACAAAGACTATTGGTGAATTGTTTACTGATACTGGGCTTACAGGTCAGTATCTTGAAACAGCACAGCTTACCTTCGATCAATTTGGAGGACCTACAGTATCACTAGTTTTTAACGATGAAGGTTCAACGCTTTTTGCAAAGATCACACGAGAAAACTTGGGAAGAGTACTCGCGATCTTTTTAGATGATCAAATTATTTCTCAGCCAGTAATTCAAAGTGAAATTGCTAATGGTGAAGCACAAATTACTGGAGGATTTTCAAATGCTGAAGCAAAAGCTTTGGTAGATAATCTTAAAAACGGTGCACTTCCAATTCCTATTGAGCATGTAGGAACCCAAACCATTGGTCCATCACTCGGCGCTTCAGCATTAAATGCTGGAATTCGAGCGGGAATTTGGGGCTTTGCAATCATTGCTCTATTTTTGATTCTTTGGTACCGGTTACCAGGATTTGTCGCTACTGTCGCTTTGGTGATGTATGTAATTCTTTCATTGCTTGCATTTAAGTTTATTCCTGTAACTCTTACTGCTGCAGGTATTGCTGGATTTATTCTTTCTATAGGTATGGCCGTTGATGCCAATGTTCTTATCTTTGAACGAATGAAAGAAGAATTGCGAAAAGGCAAGAATCTACATGATGCAATGCATGAAGGATTCCATCGAGCTTGGCTATCAATTCGAGATTCAAACGTTTCAAGTCTTATCACATCAGTAGTGCTCTTCTGGCTTGGAACATCATCAGTAAAAGGTTTTGCGCTCACACTTGGTCTTGGAGTACTCATAAGTATGTTTACTGCAATTACTGTATCTCGAACATTCTTGTTTGCACTAAGCACAAAGAATCCAGGAAAGGTCAGTGGATTCCTCTTTGGTTCAGGTTTACGAGCACGCAATCTAACCACCCCTAATTCAAAATAA
- a CDS encoding type II secretion system protein — translation MKFFPSHKKSGFTLIELLVVVAIIGVLSSIVLVSLNTARVKAKNAAALVIVHQIQIAMALYYDDYGEYPDNGDGFYCIGSDRCYINGQIYTQVLTLDTLNKIPPILTSETNSFWFSPATAHAAGEFSKFVVPIDNEQNAGVIYYEGSSDESYVLFPEVEGNTTTWFAQNPGNTSTTVYTTSSNENGSGSGSVSESPSESESPSESESPSDSGSTNNNLYYFCEYQGGATGDGYGWSDGNDCTYYYCSYQGYPSNGYGWSNGSNCGNGSGSGS, via the coding sequence ATGAAGTTCTTCCCATCGCATAAAAAATCCGGTTTTACGCTTATTGAGTTATTAGTGGTAGTTGCCATTATTGGTGTACTTTCGTCTATTGTACTCGTAAGCCTTAATACAGCACGAGTAAAGGCAAAAAATGCAGCGGCACTTGTTATTGTTCACCAAATACAAATCGCTATGGCACTTTACTATGATGATTATGGCGAATATCCAGACAATGGCGATGGGTTTTATTGTATTGGTAGCGATCGCTGCTATATCAATGGACAAATCTATACTCAGGTTCTTACGTTAGATACTCTCAATAAAATCCCCCCAATACTTACATCTGAAACCAACTCATTCTGGTTTTCACCTGCTACAGCACATGCTGCAGGCGAATTCTCAAAATTCGTAGTGCCTATTGATAACGAGCAGAATGCCGGGGTAATTTACTATGAAGGTAGTAGTGATGAATCATATGTATTATTTCCAGAAGTTGAAGGAAACACTACAACATGGTTCGCTCAAAATCCTGGCAATACTAGTACTACAGTATATACAACATCTTCTAACGAAAATGGAAGTGGAAGCGGTAGTGTATCAGAATCTCCAAGCGAATCTGAATCACCTAGTGAATCTGAAAGTCCAAGTGATTCTGGCTCAACTAATAATAATTTATATTATTTCTGCGAATATCAAGGAGGAGCTACAGGTGATGGATATGGTTGGAGTGATGGAAATGATTGTACATACTATTACTGTTCTTACCAAGGGTATCCAAGTAACGGATACGGTTGGAGTAATGGATCAAATTGTGGTAATGGTTCAGGATCAGGTTCATAA
- a CDS encoding glycosyltransferase: protein MSQKKILFIITKSNWGGAQRYVFDLATRLSPTDFDVSVLFGGHGVLADKLVEKKVRTLSFEKMWRDINFIEDVKAFFKLVSLLRAERPDIVHLNSSKIGGLGALAARIAGIPKIIFTVHGFAFNEDRPQWQKLVIKCISWITMFLCTDVIFISKTEHAQIAKWPLVSHKGKIIYNGIETPEFYDRTTARSLMASTLAISQDTLDGKPVVLTIAELTHNKGLIYALEAMRDLPEHIYIIIGGGECEQAFRAYIHEHTLENRVFLAGFVKNAAQYLHAADIFLLPSIKEGLPYVLIEAGFAELPTVATYIGGIAEIIEDQKTGTLIQHRSASEIVHALKTYSENPVKAREHGSALLHKVQSEFSSSKMIEQTSALYLQKS, encoded by the coding sequence ATGAGCCAAAAGAAGATTCTTTTTATAATAACAAAATCAAATTGGGGCGGTGCGCAACGCTATGTTTTTGATCTTGCGACTAGACTTTCCCCTACTGATTTCGATGTCTCTGTCCTTTTTGGAGGTCATGGGGTTCTTGCTGATAAACTAGTTGAGAAAAAAGTTCGAACACTTTCATTTGAAAAAATGTGGCGAGATATCAACTTTATTGAAGATGTTAAGGCATTCTTTAAATTGGTTTCTCTACTACGAGCAGAACGTCCAGACATAGTTCACCTTAATAGTTCTAAGATTGGTGGTCTTGGAGCTCTCGCAGCGCGAATTGCTGGTATTCCAAAAATCATTTTTACTGTTCACGGTTTTGCATTTAATGAAGACCGACCTCAGTGGCAAAAATTAGTAATAAAATGCATAAGTTGGATAACAATGTTTTTATGCACAGATGTAATTTTTATTTCAAAAACCGAACATGCCCAAATAGCGAAATGGCCGCTTGTGTCTCATAAAGGCAAGATTATCTACAATGGTATAGAGACACCTGAATTTTATGATCGCACCACAGCTCGATCACTGATGGCATCTACACTTGCGATCTCTCAAGACACACTTGATGGTAAACCAGTTGTACTTACCATTGCTGAACTAACCCATAATAAAGGGCTTATCTATGCACTTGAAGCTATGCGTGATCTTCCCGAGCATATCTACATTATTATTGGCGGTGGAGAGTGCGAGCAAGCGTTTAGAGCCTATATTCACGAGCATACTCTTGAAAACAGAGTGTTTCTAGCAGGCTTTGTAAAAAACGCGGCACAGTATTTACACGCAGCTGATATCTTTCTTTTACCATCAATTAAAGAAGGTCTTCCCTATGTGCTTATTGAAGCAGGCTTTGCAGAATTACCAACAGTAGCTACGTATATTGGAGGTATTGCTGAAATTATTGAGGATCAAAAAACAGGCACACTCATACAGCACCGATCTGCATCTGAAATAGTACACGCGCTTAAGACATATAGTGAAAACCCCGTAAAAGCTCGAGAGCACGGATCTGCCCTTTTACATAAAGTACAAAGTGAATTTAGTAGTTCAAAAATGATCGAACAAACATCAGCGCTCTATCTCCAAAAATCTTAA
- the secF gene encoding protein translocase subunit SecF has product MFVVTYRKIFFALSAILLLVSAWAMYQYGFNIGIDFKGGTITEVSYSNGRPEQSALNSNVEKLNLGNFILQPTGDTSYVVKTKELNDTEKQALLSTLSLNNTASTTVERYDSIGPVVGNELKNKAFAAIAVVILCIVLFITYAFRKVSEPVASWKFGFATIISLIHDVIIPTGIFVIYSHYTGGEIDVLFVSALLAVLGYSVHDTIVVFDRIREHLRDNKEANRKESFDITVGKSVSETFGRSINTSLTIFLVLVVLYYVGGSTTKDFAFVLLMGVVAGTYSSIFVASPLLVTLEKLQNRKAKK; this is encoded by the coding sequence ATGTTTGTTGTAACCTACAGAAAAATATTCTTCGCGCTCTCAGCTATACTTCTTTTGGTATCTGCATGGGCAATGTACCAGTATGGATTTAATATCGGTATTGACTTTAAGGGAGGAACAATCACCGAGGTTTCATACTCAAACGGCCGACCTGAACAGTCAGCGCTCAATAGTAATGTAGAGAAACTGAATCTCGGTAACTTCATTCTGCAACCAACAGGCGATACTTCATATGTCGTTAAAACTAAAGAGTTGAATGATACAGAAAAGCAGGCATTACTTTCAACACTTTCGTTAAACAATACTGCATCAACCACCGTAGAGCGATATGACTCAATTGGCCCAGTGGTAGGAAATGAACTCAAAAACAAAGCATTTGCAGCTATTGCAGTTGTGATTCTATGTATCGTGTTGTTTATTACCTATGCATTCCGAAAAGTATCAGAACCTGTAGCAAGTTGGAAGTTCGGTTTTGCAACAATTATCTCACTCATTCACGATGTGATTATTCCAACTGGAATTTTTGTGATTTATTCTCATTACACAGGCGGGGAAATCGACGTGCTCTTCGTATCGGCATTGCTCGCGGTTCTTGGATATTCTGTTCACGATACTATTGTGGTATTCGATCGAATTCGAGAACATCTTCGAGATAACAAAGAAGCAAATAGAAAAGAAAGCTTTGATATTACAGTAGGTAAGAGTGTATCAGAAACTTTTGGCCGTTCTATCAATACTTCACTTACTATTTTTCTCGTGCTTGTGGTGCTCTACTATGTTGGAGGATCTACAACAAAAGACTTCGCATTCGTGTTGCTCATGGGAGTAGTTGCCGGAACATATTCTTCTATCTTCGTAGCATCACCATTACTCGTTACTCTTGAAAAACTTCAGAATCGAAAGGCAAAGAAATAA
- a CDS encoding polysaccharide pyruvyl transferase family protein, with protein sequence MKLYYWKMQGGNFGDDLNPLVWNHYLNNHLDSDPKTTVLGIGTLINDKLLGRIREAHTIHVFGTGVGLGNHLQDLPFIDDAWNVHWVRGPLSAQVLGLPPSTAVSDGAMLIGQLYKPQANVKKYAWSFMPHVYQARNGDKAWKLVCERAGIHYIDPRLPVTTILEMLSQTEVLIAEAMHGAIVADALRVPWIPVTSSDRILSFKWQDWCASLDIAYAPQKLSYIRNLNRFFFKSKLKETEADFKNIKLSPTYLSSTTKYNEVIQEMLQRIERFKQKVYE encoded by the coding sequence ATGAAACTGTATTACTGGAAGATGCAAGGCGGCAACTTTGGTGATGATTTAAACCCATTGGTATGGAATCATTATTTAAATAATCACCTAGATTCTGATCCAAAAACCACGGTCTTAGGAATTGGTACACTTATAAATGACAAATTACTAGGGAGGATTCGAGAAGCTCATACAATACATGTTTTTGGGACTGGAGTTGGACTTGGAAACCATTTACAAGATTTACCATTTATTGATGATGCATGGAATGTACACTGGGTACGTGGTCCACTTTCAGCACAGGTATTAGGATTACCACCATCAACGGCAGTTAGTGATGGAGCAATGCTTATAGGACAACTCTATAAACCTCAAGCTAACGTAAAAAAATATGCATGGTCATTTATGCCGCATGTGTACCAAGCACGTAATGGAGATAAAGCTTGGAAACTGGTGTGTGAACGAGCTGGCATACACTACATAGACCCACGCTTACCAGTTACTACAATTTTAGAAATGCTGTCGCAAACAGAAGTACTCATTGCAGAGGCAATGCATGGAGCTATTGTGGCAGATGCTTTACGTGTACCTTGGATACCAGTCACTTCAAGCGATAGGATACTTTCTTTCAAATGGCAAGATTGGTGTGCATCACTTGATATTGCATATGCCCCACAAAAACTTTCTTACATTAGAAATCTTAATCGCTTTTTTTTCAAATCAAAGTTAAAAGAAACCGAAGCTGATTTTAAAAATATTAAACTGTCACCTACATATCTTAGTTCTACTACTAAATATAATGAAGTCATTCAAGAAATGCTTCAACGTATAGAGCGTTTCAAGCAAAAAGTATATGAATAA
- a CDS encoding sugar transferase: protein MNALNKRVPFLLFFTDILIFYASLWVTLLIRYQKIPDDSILYSHLVPFSILFIVWLLVFFIGGLYEKRAIILRNGLSSNILKAHITNSIIAVLFFYFIPFYEITPKTNLFIYLSVSLLLIYIWRIWGYSLFGGAKKQQAVLIARGKEMKELYDEVNKHERYSIHFTHQIDLDHIHANEAAELISKEIAAGKVSLLVVDFKHPKIDPLIPVLYDRIFSQIMFVDMHKMYETVFDRIPLSLITQDWFLENISFIPTRAYDTLKRIMDIAIALPLGLISFIVYPFIYIAIKIEDKGPLFFFTERIGKDGESMWIIKFRTMTTAGAGKYDEQGRAYNKVTKIGTFLRKTRLDELPQLINVIQGDISLIGPRPELPVLVAEYQKQIPFYGIRHTIKPGLSGWAQIYHDNHAHHGVGVIETKEKLSYDLYYLKNRSFLLDITIALKTVKKLLSIAGK, encoded by the coding sequence ATGAACGCACTCAATAAACGGGTTCCATTTCTCTTGTTTTTTACAGATATACTAATATTCTATGCATCGTTGTGGGTAACGTTGCTCATTAGATATCAAAAGATTCCTGATGACAGTATTTTATATAGTCACTTAGTGCCGTTTTCTATTCTTTTCATAGTGTGGCTACTTGTATTTTTTATTGGAGGACTGTATGAAAAGAGAGCAATTATTTTACGTAATGGTTTGTCGAGCAATATTTTAAAGGCTCATATTACAAACAGTATCATTGCTGTATTGTTTTTCTATTTTATTCCATTTTATGAAATTACTCCAAAAACAAATCTGTTTATTTATTTAAGTGTCTCATTGCTACTCATATATATATGGAGAATTTGGGGGTATTCATTATTTGGTGGCGCAAAAAAGCAGCAAGCTGTGCTTATTGCCCGAGGCAAAGAAATGAAAGAGCTGTATGACGAAGTAAATAAACATGAACGATATAGTATCCATTTTACTCATCAAATAGATCTTGATCATATTCATGCCAATGAAGCAGCTGAACTTATTTCAAAAGAGATAGCTGCTGGAAAGGTATCTCTTCTTGTTGTTGATTTTAAGCATCCAAAGATTGATCCATTAATTCCAGTCTTGTATGACCGTATATTCTCGCAGATTATGTTTGTAGATATGCATAAAATGTATGAAACTGTTTTTGATCGTATTCCGTTATCACTTATCACTCAAGATTGGTTCTTAGAAAATATTTCTTTTATACCAACACGAGCGTACGATACTCTTAAGCGAATTATGGATATTGCAATTGCTTTACCGTTAGGACTTATCTCTTTTATCGTGTATCCGTTTATATATATTGCTATAAAGATAGAAGATAAGGGCCCGCTTTTCTTTTTCACAGAACGAATAGGTAAAGATGGAGAATCAATGTGGATTATAAAATTCCGAACCATGACCACTGCTGGTGCAGGAAAATATGATGAGCAGGGTAGGGCCTATAATAAAGTTACAAAAATTGGAACTTTCCTTAGAAAAACAAGACTTGATGAGCTTCCTCAGCTTATTAATGTAATACAAGGTGATATATCACTTATTGGTCCACGCCCAGAATTACCAGTACTCGTTGCTGAGTATCAAAAACAAATTCCTTTTTATGGGATTCGCCATACAATTAAACCGGGACTTTCAGGATGGGCACAAATCTATCACGACAATCATGCTCACCATGGTGTGGGAGTAATTGAAACCAAGGAGAAGCTTTCATATGACTTGTATTATCTTAAAAACAGATCATTCTTACTGGATATAACTATTGCACTTAAAACTGTAAAGAAATTATTATCTATCGCTGGTAAATAA
- a CDS encoding NAD-dependent epimerase/dehydratase family protein, whose protein sequence is MNKVVVTGGAGFIGSHLVHALVEKGFNVHIIDDLSGGKKENIHPDATFHHLSIIDKTGVTAVISGADYVFHLAAVPSIQESLEHPDRTHDINVTGMLNVLIASHEAKVKKVIYSGSSAAYGDQAVLPWEESMIPQPKSPYGLHKYIGEEYCKVWSMVYQLPTVSFRYFNVYGPRQSAGGAYPSVIAHFIKLKKEGKPLTITGSGEQTRDFTHVYDVVRANILAMENNNIGKGEVINIGTGKNHTINMFAQLIGGDIVYVPARLEAQNSRADATKAKKLLNWEPQISLEQGIAELKSIENIV, encoded by the coding sequence ATGAATAAAGTTGTCGTTACTGGAGGAGCAGGATTTATTGGTTCACACCTCGTGCATGCCCTTGTAGAAAAGGGTTTTAATGTTCATATCATTGATGATTTATCAGGAGGTAAAAAAGAAAATATTCACCCTGATGCTACATTTCATCATCTTAGTATCATAGATAAAACAGGAGTAACTGCTGTCATTTCAGGTGCAGACTATGTATTTCATTTAGCTGCAGTGCCAAGTATTCAAGAATCACTCGAACATCCAGATCGCACGCATGACATAAATGTTACAGGCATGCTCAATGTGCTTATTGCTTCACATGAAGCAAAAGTAAAAAAAGTTATATATTCAGGGTCATCTGCGGCATATGGTGATCAAGCCGTTTTACCATGGGAAGAATCTATGATTCCTCAGCCAAAGAGTCCTTATGGACTTCACAAATATATTGGTGAAGAATATTGCAAAGTGTGGAGCATGGTATATCAATTGCCGACAGTTTCATTTAGATATTTTAATGTGTATGGACCTCGACAAAGCGCTGGTGGAGCATATCCATCAGTAATTGCTCATTTTATTAAGCTAAAAAAAGAAGGTAAACCACTCACTATTACTGGTAGTGGTGAACAAACAAGAGATTTTACGCATGTTTATGATGTTGTCCGGGCAAATATCCTAGCAATGGAAAATAATAATATTGGAAAAGGAGAAGTTATAAATATTGGAACAGGTAAAAATCATACTATAAATATGTTTGCTCAATTAATTGGTGGTGACATTGTTTATGTACCAGCTCGTCTTGAAGCACAAAATAGTCGTGCAGATGCAACAAAAGCAAAAAAATTACTTAACTGGGAGCCGCAAATATCTTTAGAACAGGGGATAGCTGAATTGAAGAGTATAGAAAACATTGTATAA
- a CDS encoding type II secretion system protein, producing MFKKFSRGFTLVELIVVLSVITLLVSIVLTSIQSAKASAQDRQARSDVAEIQLGLELYYNQNGHYPKPISRTPERYYCIGIAQTDTCIFADEIKYGDPTLYAIKPKTNPAGVETLMAQALGAFKLIPTIDLNIRPVRTVGGQNFWGYIYDTETEEVIWAETDTLISSPAGETIQDPNAGGTVPEGSQFEVSCGQYNALFNFMWFAIGGCGYPWFATPYDPSGSTSGSASTYDYSIGWERGFGPCAETNYTVSNSCVTGFLCNFDGVGDNPLCDVSVTPSDSDSPSDSGSPSESDSPSDSGSPSDSGSPSDSGSPSDSGSPSDSGSPSDSGSPSDSGSPSDSGSPSDSGSGGGGGGFVYCSDLSTAPTLEDCPTEEPSGSCGYITYNPYYDTYDPSSRCYDTYVYACETGRYSSMDMCYNENPASSSSESESYSESYSESYSDSGSPSESESPSESESQSDSGSDSGGGWWWW from the coding sequence ATGTTTAAAAAATTCTCACGAGGCTTTACATTGGTAGAACTTATAGTTGTTTTATCGGTGATTACATTGCTTGTATCTATTGTTCTTACATCCATTCAATCAGCTAAAGCAAGTGCACAAGATCGACAAGCTCGAAGTGATGTTGCTGAGATTCAGCTTGGTCTTGAACTCTATTACAATCAAAATGGTCACTATCCCAAGCCTATAAGTAGAACTCCAGAACGATACTATTGTATTGGTATTGCTCAAACTGATACCTGTATATTTGCTGACGAAATAAAATATGGTGATCCAACCCTCTATGCAATAAAGCCAAAAACAAATCCTGCAGGAGTAGAAACTCTTATGGCACAAGCTTTGGGAGCGTTTAAACTTATTCCAACAATTGATCTAAATATAAGACCGGTTCGCACAGTTGGAGGTCAAAATTTTTGGGGATATATTTATGATACAGAAACAGAGGAAGTTATTTGGGCTGAGACGGATACTCTCATAAGTAGCCCTGCGGGAGAAACTATTCAAGATCCAAATGCTGGTGGCACCGTACCTGAAGGATCTCAATTTGAAGTAAGTTGTGGTCAGTACAATGCCCTCTTCAATTTTATGTGGTTTGCTATCGGAGGTTGTGGATATCCTTGGTTTGCAACTCCATATGATCCAAGCGGATCAACATCTGGATCAGCTTCAACGTATGATTATAGTATTGGCTGGGAACGTGGATTTGGACCCTGTGCTGAAACCAATTACACCGTATCAAATTCATGTGTAACAGGATTCTTATGTAACTTTGATGGCGTTGGTGATAATCCATTATGTGATGTATCAGTAACACCTAGTGACTCTGATTCTCCGAGTGATTCAGGTAGTCCAAGCGAATCTGACTCTCCAAGTGATTCAGGTTCACCAAGTGACTCTGGTAGTCCTAGTGATTCTGGCTCACCAAGCGACTCAGGTAGCCCTAGTGATTCAGGTTCACCAAGCGACTCTGGTAGTCCTAGTGATTCAGGTTCACCAAGTGACTCTGGTAGTCCTAGTGATTCTGGTAGTGGCGGTGGTGGAGGTGGTTTTGTGTACTGTAGTGATTTATCTACAGCACCAACACTAGAAGATTGCCCAACTGAAGAACCATCTGGTTCATGCGGATATATTACCTACAACCCTTACTATGATACATATGATCCATCATCTCGATGCTATGATACATACGTGTACGCATGTGAAACCGGTCGTTATAGCTCTATGGATATGTGCTACAACGAAAATCCAGCTTCATCATCTTCAGAATCTGAAAGCTACTCAGAGTCATATTCTGAAAGTTATTCTGATTCTGGCTCACCTAGTGAATCAGAGAGTCCAAGCGAATCAGAGTCACAAAGTGATTCTGGATCTGATTCTGGCGGAGGTTGGTGGTGGTGGTAA
- the rodA gene encoding rod shape-determining protein RodA: MIDLVLGLFKGLKKKTYGAKGTIDWILLGATLPILGAGLVTMNSFSGDSTLFYKQLVFIPVALVIFFVVSYLDLSFLKRTNVIVALFLFACCMLTLLFVVGHVAKGAQSWFRLGFVSLQPSDVAQIFLILLLSKYFSRRHIEIRNIRHILVSGLYSMVIFLLIIAQPDFGGAIIVFFIWFGMVFVSGISKRHVIAVLLIGAVSFAGLWMYVFKDYQKARIMTFIHPLADIHGAGYNAYQSTIAVGSGQMLGKGIGYGTQSKLSFLPEYQTDFIFAAFAEEWGFIGVVILFILYGIVIWRILYNSMYGASNFEILYGMGIAILFMTHIIVNIGMNIGLLPVTGVTVPFMSYGGSHLVTEFLALGILMSMRRHRRAAHRDVIKNEFLGI, from the coding sequence ATGATAGATTTAGTTTTGGGGCTATTTAAAGGATTAAAGAAAAAAACATATGGAGCCAAGGGGACTATCGATTGGATACTTCTTGGTGCAACCCTACCAATACTTGGTGCTGGATTAGTAACGATGAATTCATTTTCAGGTGATAGTACATTGTTTTACAAACAATTAGTATTTATTCCTGTAGCGCTAGTTATCTTTTTTGTTGTAAGTTATCTTGATTTGAGTTTTCTTAAACGTACCAATGTCATTGTGGCGTTATTTCTATTTGCTTGTTGTATGCTGACCTTGCTGTTTGTTGTGGGGCATGTAGCAAAAGGAGCACAAAGTTGGTTTCGTTTGGGTTTTGTTTCATTACAACCTTCAGATGTAGCTCAAATTTTTCTAATTCTTTTACTTTCTAAATATTTTTCTCGACGGCATATAGAGATCAGAAACATTCGACATATTTTAGTTTCTGGATTGTACTCAATGGTTATATTCTTATTGATCATTGCACAGCCCGATTTCGGAGGAGCTATCATCGTATTCTTTATATGGTTTGGTATGGTATTCGTTTCTGGAATTTCCAAACGACATGTTATTGCAGTGCTTCTCATTGGAGCGGTATCATTTGCTGGTCTATGGATGTATGTCTTTAAAGATTATCAAAAAGCTCGTATTATGACGTTTATCCATCCATTAGCAGATATTCATGGGGCTGGATATAACGCCTATCAATCAACAATAGCAGTAGGTTCAGGCCAAATGCTTGGAAAAGGAATTGGGTATGGAACACAATCAAAACTGAGCTTTCTACCAGAGTATCAAACAGACTTTATTTTTGCTGCATTTGCTGAAGAATGGGGTTTTATAGGAGTTGTCATTTTGTTTATCTTGTATGGAATAGTAATTTGGCGGATACTTTACAACAGTATGTATGGTGCCTCAAATTTTGAAATTTTGTATGGAATGGGTATAGCCATACTATTTATGACTCATATTATTGTAAATATAGGAATGAATATTGGGTTACTTCCCGTGACAGGAGTTACGGTGCCTTTTATGAGTTATGGAGGATCGCACTTGGTAACGGAGTTCTTGGCTCTCGGAATATTAATGAGTATGCGCCGTCATCGTCGTGCTGCTCACCGCGATGTTATAAAAAATGAATTCTTGGGAATCTAA
- a CDS encoding polyprenol monophosphomannose synthase: MNSWESKTTIIIPTYNERENIKPLVEDILSRHPGISIFVVDDNSPDGTRDVVTALKIKYPTIELLNRSAKDGLGNAYKAAYQIILQRPHIQKIITMDADGSHHPMYIKDIFEKAFTHDLVVGSRYVRHGGISNWNWRRKMLSKWGNVYVRALCLIGIKDLTAGFICISTDIAKKIDIGSIASAGYSYQIEFKYRCVKQHAKHIELPIMFSERKVGQSKMSGKIIKEGLITPIKIFGDRALMFVRSFLNY; encoded by the coding sequence ATGAATTCTTGGGAATCTAAAACTACAATAATTATACCTACGTATAATGAGCGAGAAAATATTAAACCCCTAGTGGAAGATATTTTATCGCGACATCCAGGAATATCTATATTTGTCGTAGATGACAATTCACCCGATGGTACCAGAGATGTAGTTACTGCACTGAAAATAAAATATCCAACTATAGAATTATTAAATCGCTCAGCAAAAGATGGTCTAGGAAATGCTTATAAAGCTGCATATCAGATAATCTTGCAACGACCTCATATACAAAAAATAATTACGATGGATGCAGATGGCTCACATCATCCAATGTATATAAAAGATATATTTGAAAAGGCTTTTACGCATGATCTTGTTGTCGGATCTCGGTATGTGCGTCATGGCGGTATATCCAACTGGAATTGGCGGCGAAAAATGCTTAGTAAGTGGGGGAATGTGTATGTCCGAGCATTGTGCCTTATTGGAATTAAAGACTTAACAGCTGGTTTTATATGTATTTCTACTGATATTGCAAAAAAGATAGATATTGGTTCTATTGCTTCTGCTGGATATTCATATCAAATTGAATTTAAATATAGATGCGTAAAACAACATGCAAAGCATATAGAATTACCTATTATGTTTAGTGAACGAAAAGTTGGTCAATCAAAAATGTCTGGAAAGATAATTAAAGAAGGTCTGATTACACCGATTAAGATTTTTGGAGATAGAGCGCTGATGTTTGTTCGATCATTTTTGAACTACTAA